Proteins from one Bos taurus isolate L1 Dominette 01449 registration number 42190680 breed Hereford chromosome 7, ARS-UCD2.0, whole genome shotgun sequence genomic window:
- the TIMM29 gene encoding mitochondrial import inner membrane translocase subunit Tim29 (The RefSeq protein has 2 substitutions compared to this genomic sequence), translating to MAAAALKRFWSRSRREARDAAAAKPGVWARLGAWARSLLQDYAEACKDAATAARARPGKAAVYLGLLGGAAACCSLAPSEAAFEEALLDASGTLLLLAPATRNRDSEAFVQRLLWLRGRGCLRHVSLGLFSLVYEAPFDAQASLYQARCRYLQPRWTDFPDRILDVGFVGRWWVLGARMRDCDINDDEFLHLPAHLRVVGPHQLHSEANERLFDEKYKPVVLTDDQVDQALWEDHVLQKEKKDQLALSQADSLLPSEAAR from the exons ATGGCGGCTGCCGCTCTGAAGAGATTTTGGTCCCGAAGCCGTAGAGAGGCGCGTGACGCTGCAGCCGCAAAGCCCGGCGTGTGGGCGCGGTTGG GCGCTTGGGCCCGCTCGCTGCTCCAAGATTACGCAGAGGCCTGCAAggacgcggcggcggcggcgcgggcccGGCCCGGGAAGGCGGCCGTGTACTTAGGGCTGCTGGGTGGCGCGGCGGCCTGTTGCTCCCTGGCACCGAGCGAGGCAGCCTTCGAGGAGGCGCTGCTCGACGCGTCGGGGACCCTTCTGCTGCTGGCGCCCGCCACTCGCAACCGCGACTCGGAGGCGTTCGTGCAGCGGCTGCTTTGGCTGCGTGGTCGCGGCTGTCTGCGCCACGTGAGCCTGGGCCTCTTCTCGCTGGTGTACGAGGCGCCCTTCGATGCCCAGGCCAGCCTCTACCAGGCTCGCTGTCGGTACCTGCAGCCCCGCTGGACCGACTTCCCGGACCGGATTCTGGATGTGGGCTTCGTGGGCCGCTGGTGGGTGCTGGGGGCCCGGATGCGCGACTCCGACATCAACGACGACGAGTTCCTGCACCTGCCGGCTCACCTGCGCGTCGTCGGGCCCCACCAGCTGCACTCGGAGGCCAATGAGCGGCTCTTCGACGAGAAATACAAGCCCGTGGTGCTCACCGACGACCAGGTGGACCAGGCGCTGTGGGAGGACCACGTtttgcagaaggagaagaaggaccAGCTCGCCCTGAGCCAGGCTGACTCTCTGCTGCCGTCGGAGGCCGCGAGATGA